A section of the Patescibacteria group bacterium genome encodes:
- the xseB gene encoding exodeoxyribonuclease VII small subunit, with protein sequence MKTNKASSFKYSEALKELESITQFLENSEIDLDEAIVKFDRGSELANLIEQHLKNAENKVHSIKSKS encoded by the coding sequence ATGAAGACCAACAAAGCATCCAGTTTTAAGTATTCCGAGGCACTTAAAGAGCTAGAGTCAATAACTCAGTTCTTAGAGAATAGCGAGATAGATCTCGACGAGGCGATTGTTAAGTTCGACCGTGGTAGCGAGCTGGCTAATTTGATAGAGCAGCATCTTAAGAACGCCGAGAATAAAGTCCATAGTATAAAATCTAAGTCATAG